A window of candidate division KSB1 bacterium genomic DNA:
CCATCATATTGATGAAGCGATGGAAAAGAAAATCAGCAAAGTGAGATATTTTACCCTGTTCGGCGCTATAAGTGGTTGTGTTGGCGGGTTTGCCCTTGCCATATGGAGCTCATTAAAATATGGCTTAATAACAGGCGGCAAACAACCCGTGGAGATCACGCCGTTCGTTGTAGTAGGTTTTGAAATGGCAATTCTGTTAGGCGCTATATGTACTTTAATCGGTTTAGCATTTATGAACCATATAAACAGTTATAGAATTAAGAATACTTACGATGAAAGATTTTCGAATGATAAATACGGAATTGCCTTAACAGTTCTGGAATCTGAAAAGGAAGACTATGAAAGAATTTTGAATGCAACTGGTGCGGAGGAAGTAAATGTTCGATAAAGAAAATCTATATGCCGATGCAACCGCACATCAAGCAAAAGGAGTTTCATCAAAATGGCGTATGATCTTTGCTTTGCTGGCAGTTTTGGGTGGGGTTAGTTTTATAATGGGCATAATGAGTGAAAGTCCTGAACGTGCCTGGCAGGTTTACCTTGTTAACTTTCTCTACTTTACAGGCTTGGCGCAAGGAATGGTTGTTT
This region includes:
- a CDS encoding DUF3341 domain-containing protein, with the protein product MKNVSLVGVYSYLDDVLDGIKKVKEKLPERMVVYSPIPNHHIDEAMEKKISKVRYFTLFGAISGCVGGFALAIWSSLKYGLITGGKQPVEITPFVVVGFEMAILLGAICTLIGLAFMNHINSYRIKNTYDERFSNDKYGIALTVLESEKEDYERILNATGAEEVNVR